One window of the Flavobacteriales bacterium genome contains the following:
- the rplS gene encoding 50S ribosomal protein L19, producing the protein MNLLNKIENQANPRAELPEFGPGDTLIVHYKIREGNKERVQQYQGVVLQRKGHGAMESFTVRKMSGSVGVERIFPVASPFIEKIEVTKHGKVRRARLFYLRERTGK; encoded by the coding sequence ATGAACCTGTTGAATAAAATAGAGAACCAAGCGAACCCAAGAGCAGAATTGCCTGAGTTCGGTCCCGGTGACACCCTTATCGTACACTACAAGATCCGCGAGGGTAACAAAGAAAGGGTACAGCAATACCAGGGTGTGGTACTGCAACGCAAAGGTCATGGTGCCATGGAAAGCTTCACCGTACGGAAAATGTCCGGCAGTGTTGGTGTGGAACGTATCTTCCCTGTAGCCTCTCCTTTTATTGAAAAGATTGAGGTAACGAAACATGGTAAGGTGAGACGTGCCCGCTTGTTTTATTTACGCGAGCGGACGGGGAAA